Proteins from a single region of Corvus hawaiiensis isolate bCorHaw1 chromosome 6, bCorHaw1.pri.cur, whole genome shotgun sequence:
- the MUC6 gene encoding mucin-6 isoform X13 — MLPTLVLLIFCSFLQSAAFEGNYWSHVFLQNQKESLQRIRPSGQNRSVEEEYFLPTVLSKDSCSTWGGGHFSTFDKYQYDFTGTCNYIFATVCDETSPDFNIQFRRGLDKKIARIIIELGPSVVIVEKGSISVRSVGVIQLPYTSNGIQIAPYGRNIRLVAKLMEMELVVMWNNDDYLMVLAEKKYMGKTCGMCGNYDGYELNEFVREGKLLDTFKFAALQKMDDPSEICLSEEIPISTVPHKKYAIICSQLLNLVSPTCSVPKDGFVIRCQLDMQDCSEPGQNNCTCSTLSEYSRQCAMSHQMVFNWRTENFCSVGKCSANLIYEECGSPCIKTCSNPEYSCSSHCTYGCFCPEGTVLDDISKNRTCVHISQCPCTLNGKTYAPGETMKAACRTCKCVMGQWNCKDLPCPGRCSLEGGSFVTTFDSRPYRFHGVCTYVLMKSSSLPHNGTLMAVYEKTGYSHSETSLSAIIYQSTKDKIVISQNDLLTDDDELKRLPYRSGDITVFRQSSMYVQMHTNFGLELAVQTSPVFQAYVKVGSQFKGRTLGLCGNYNGDTTDDFMTSMDITEGTASLFVDSWRAGNCHPALERETDPCALSQLNKISAETHCSILTKKGTVFEKCHAVVNPIPFYKRCVYQACNYEETFPYICSALGSYARVCSSMGLVLENWRSSMDNCTITCTGNQTFSYNTQACDRTCLSLSNRALECHPTDIPVEGCQCPKGTYLNHKSECVRKSHCPCYLEDRKYILPDQSTITGGITCYCVNGRLSCTGKPQNPAESCKAPKKYISCSDSLENKYGAACAPTCQMLATGIECIPTKCESGCVCADGLYENLDGGCVPAEECPCEYGGLAYGRGEQIQTECEICTCMKGKWKCVQKTRCSSTCNLYGEGHITTFDGQRFVFDGNCEYILAMDGCSVNRPVSSFKIVTENVICGKSGVTCSRSISIYLGNLTIILRDETFAISGENPGVQYKVKKNALHLMFDVIIPGKYNMTLIWNKHMNFFIKISRETQETICGLCGNYNGNMKDDFETRSKYVASNELEFVNSWKENPLCGDVYFVVDPCSKNPYRKAWAEKTCSIINSHVFSACHNKVNRMPYYEACVRDSCGCDIGGDCQCMCDAIAVYAMVCLEKGVCIDWRTPEFCPVYCEYYNSHTRTGIDDAFSHGYNDDKCAWHYRPCNCPNQNYKYVNIEGCYNCSHDEYFDHEEERCMPCGQANITTTPEPSSPSPVTTVQPKVTRSSTTSTLPTGPSTSSTTTVATETTNPTITAKITVPRTSPSQPLVTIKSTTEHTTSIFTTPNMTTTITAPSITTSMKRTMGTTPKSVPSSPAASSTAASTETEQVRVTSSPFKTTKKEMATSSIPTQTTTFSQPKLTTAESEGTQATTLHYPEVVTHIRTTLTQPVQHLVTQTQATPATSTSSTSVPRGTSPATSPGVPLTRTFPSSSSLPVTLASSAASLSSTQLRTSYPAREPTRAKTPTTKVVTAAFTHEQSTVPHIVPPLSTHKTTATTSISSTSRTSVSTEVPLETASPHPSSPPAPSSPLSTRLPSTATTSTVSSTAAPGTSLRPTPTTLRPKSSSPTTSAPKESPVTESSAPTTAKTSTLPSPASSPFSTVSSAWLSSSQPAAFTHEQSTVPYIVPPLSTHKTTATTSISSTSRTSVSTEVPLETASPHASSPPAPSSPLSTRLPSTATTSTVSSTAAPGTSLRPTPTTLRPKPSSPTTSAPKESPVTESSAPTTAKTSTLPSPASSPFSTVSSAWLSSSQPAAFTHEQSTVPHIVPPLSTHKTTATTSISSTSRTSVSTEVPLETASPHPSSPPAPSSPLSTRLPSTATTSTVSSTAAPGTSLRPTPTTLRPKPSSPTTSAPKESPVTESSAPTTAKTSTLPSPASSPFSTVSSTWLSSSQPAFTHKILTVPHVVPPLSTHKTTATTSISSTSRTSVSTEVPLETASPHPSSPPAPSSPLSTRLPSTATTSTVSSTAAPGTSPRPTPTTLRPKPSSPTTSAPKESPVTESSAPTTAKTSTLPSPASSPFSTVSSAWLSSSQPAAFTHEQSTVPHIVPPLSTHKTTATTSISSTSRTSVSTEVPLETASPHPSSPPAPSSPLSTRLPSTATTSTVSSTAAPGTSPRPTPTTLRPKPSSPTTSAPKESPVTESSALTTAKTSTLPSPASSPFSTVSSTWLSSSQPAFTHKILTVPHVVPPLSTHKTTATTSISSTSRTSVSTEVPLETASPHPSSPPAPSSPLSTRLPSTATTSTVSSTAAPGTSLRPTPTTLRPKSSSPTTSAPKESPVTESSAPTTAKTSTLPSPASSPFSTVSSAWLSSSQPAAFTHEQSTVPHIVPPLSTHKTTATTSISSTSRTSVSTEVPLETASPHPSSPPAPSSPLSTRLPSTATTSTVSSTAAPGTSPRPTPTTLRPKPSSPTTSAPKESPVTESSALTTAKTSTLPSPASSPFSTVSSTWLSSSQPAAFTHEQSTVPHIVPPLSTHKTTATTSISSTSRTSVSTEVPLETASPHPSSPPAPSSPLSTRLPSTATTSTVSSTAAPGTSPRPTSTTLRPKPSSPTTSAPKESPVTESSAPTTAKTSTLPSPASSPFSTVSSTWLSSSQPAAFTHEQSTVPHIVPPLSTHKTTATTSISSTSRTSVSTEVPLETASPHPSSPPAPSSPLSTRLPSTATTSTVSSTAAPGTSPRPTPTTLRPKPSSPTTSPPKESPVTESSALTTAKTSTLPSPASSLFSTVSSTWLSSSQLAFTHGKSTVPHVAPPLTTHKTRVTTFISSTSKTSVSTGSSPPSSTEVPLETASPHPSSPPAPSGPLSTRLPSAAPSPFSSALAPTVSTMSVPTPLPTSAFRSAESTTHSYFQNTTSTPYGKTSSLAVPTSISAQSSAALIPAVLSTTITFAPHVITTASTESVERSSLQTTTLTTARTTSSPPLTSGLATSLSSVVPSTVPHERCREVEYEEEITYKGCSTNVTLSQCEGSCPSSTKLDVEKMMVTTACGCCRPRELLKKEFQLPCQDPDNPGKRLTTEIIAFSGCVCNFDSCTH, encoded by the exons TTTTGAGCAAGGATTCCTGTTCTACATGGGGTGGAGGGCATTTTTCAACCTTTGATAAATACCAGTATGACTTCACTGGGACTTGCAACTACATCTTTGCAACTGTATGTGATGAGACCAGCCCAGACTTCAACATTCAGTTCCGTCGTGGGCTGGACAAAAAAATTGCAAGGATCATTATTGAGCTTGGACCTTCTGTTGTCATTGTTGAGAAAGGCAGCATTTCTGTCAGGAGTGTTGG TGTCATTCAGCTGCCTTACACCAGCAATGGAATCCAAATAGCGCCTTATGGACGCAACATCCGCCTGGTGGCTAAGCTGATGGAGATGGAGCTGGTTGTCATGTGGAACAATGATGACTACCTCATG GTtttggctgaaaaaaaatacatggggaaaacCTGTGGAATGTGTGGGAACTACGATGGTTATGAATTGAATGAATTTGTGCGTGAAG GTAAATTGCTCGATACATTTAAATTTGCTGCTTTACAAAAAATGGATGATCCATCAGAGATTTGCCTGTCTGAGGAGATACCAATTTCCACTGTTCCTCACAAAAAATAT gCCATAATCTGCTCTCAGCTACTTAATTTGGTGTCACCAACCTGCAGTGTACCAAAAGATGGGTTCGTGATTCGTTGCCAGCTCGATATGCAGGACTGCAGTGAGCCAGGACAAAACAACTGCACTTGCTCTACACTGTCCGAGTATTCTAGGCAATGTGCTATGTCCCACCAAATGGTGTTCAACTGGAGAACTGAAAACTTCTGCT CTGTGGGAAAATGTTCTGCGAACCTAATCTATGAGGAATGTGGTTCTCCATGTATTAAAACCTGTTCCAACCCAGAGTACAGCTGTTCCAGTCACTGTACCTATGGCTGCTTTTGTCCAGAAG GAACTGTTCTTGATGACATCTCAAAGAATCGGACATGTGTTCACATTAGCCAGTGTCCATGTACACTGAATGGGAAAACATATGCTCCTGGTGAGACAATGAAAGCAGCTTGTAGGACTTG TAAATGTGTGATGGGTCAGTGGAACTGCAAAGACTTGCCCTGCCCTGGAAGGTGTTCACTGGAAGGAGGCTCCTTTGTTACCACGTTTGATTCAAGGCCATATAGATTCCATGGGGTTTGCACTTATGTTCTTATGAAG AGTTCCAGCCTGCCACACAATGGAACCCTAATGGCTGTTTATGAAAAGACTGGTTATTCTCATTCTGAGACATCACTTAGTGCTATAATTTATCAATCTACAAAA GACAAAATTGTGATTTCTCAGAATGATCTCCTTACTGATGATGATGAACTTAAGCGGCTGCCTTACAGATCAG GAGACATCACTGTTTTCAGACAGTCCTCCATGTATGTTCAAATGCATACAAACTTTGGGCTGGAACTTGCAGTTCAAACATCACCTGTGTTCCAGGCCTATGTGAAAGTTGGATCACAATTCAAAGGCAGAACACTAG GTTTGTGTGGCAATTACAATGGAGACACTACAGATGACTTCATGACCAGCATGGATATCACTGAAGGGACAGCCTCCCTGTTTGTAGATTCCTGGAGGGCAGGAAATTGCCATCCTGCCTTAGAGAGAGAGACAGACCCTTGTGCTTTGAGCCAACTAAACA AAATATCTGCTGAGACTCACTGCTCCATTCTTACCAAGAAGGGTACAGTGTTCGAGAAATGCCATGCTGTGGTGAACCCTATTCCTTTCTACAAG AGATGTGTCTACCAGGCCTGTAATTATGAAGAGACCTTTCCCTATATTTGTTCTGCTCTGGGATCGTATGCACGAGTGTGCAGTTCCATGGGCTTAGTCCTTGAGAACTGGAGAAGCAGTATGGACAATTGCA CTATTACTTGTACTGGCAATCAAACATTTAGCTACAACACTCAGGCATGTGACAGGACATGCTTGTCACTCTCCAATCGAGCCCTGGAATGCCATCCAACTGATATTCCTGTTGAAGGCTGCCAGTGTCCTAAAGGAACGTACCTGAACCACAAGAGTGAGTGTGTTCGTAAATCTCATTGTCCTTGCTACTTAGAAGACAGGAAGTACATTCTGCCTGACCAGTCAACAATAACTGGTGGGATCACCTG cTATTGTGTTAATGGGAGGCTAAGTTGCACAGGCAAACCTCAAAATCCTGCAG AAAGCTGCAAAGCTCCTAAGAAATACATATCATGTTCTGACAGTTTAGAAAACAAGTATGGAGCTGCATGTGCCCCTACCTGTCAGATGCTGGCTACTGGAATTGAATGT ATACCCACAAAGTGTGAGTcaggctgtgtctgtgctgatgGCCTCTATGAAAATCTTGATGGTGGGTGTGTGCCAGCTGAGGAGTGTCCATGTGAATATGGCGGCCTTGCTTATGGAAGAGGTGAACAAATCCAGACTGAATGTGAGATCTG CACTTGCATGAAAGGCAAATGGAaatgtgttcagaaaacaaGGTGTTCCTCCACCTGTAATCTGTATGGAGAGGGCCACATCACCACCTTTGATGGACAGCGTTTTGTGTTTGATGGCAACTGTGAATACATATTAGCTATG gatgGCTGCAGTGTTAACAGACCTGTTTCCTCTTTCAAAATTGTTACTGAGAATGTCATCTGTGGGAAATCAGGAGTTACGTGCTCCAGATCCATCAGCATTTACCTTGGG AATCTGACAATCATACTGAGAGATGAAACCTTCGCTATTTCTGGGGAAAATCCTGGTGTACAGTACAAAGTGAAAAAGAACGCCCTTCACCTGATGTTTGATGTCATTATCCCAGGAAAATACAACATGACCCTTATTTGGAATAAGCATATGAACTTCTTCATCAAGATCTCCAGAGAAACACAG GAAACGATCTGTGGTTTGTGTGGGAACTATAATGGCAACATGAAGGATGACTTTGAAACTCGAAGCAAGTATGTGGCATCAAACGAGTTGGAATTTGTCAACTCTTGGAAAGAGAATCCTCTCTGTGGGGATGTGTACTTTGTAGTGGACCCCTGTAGCAAGAACCCTTACCGTAAAGCATGGGCAGAAAAGACATGTTCCATCATCAACAGCCACGTTTTTTCTGCCTGTCACAATAAG GTGAATCGGATGCCCTACTATGAGGCCTGTGTCCGAGATTCCTGTGGGTGTGACATTGGAGGGGACTGTCAGTGCATGTGTGACGCCATCGCAGTCTATGCCATGGTGTGCTTGGAAAAAGGCGTCTGCATTGACTGGAGGACCCCCGAGTTCTGTC cTGTCTATTGTGAGTATTACAATTCTCATACAAGAACAGGAATTGATGATGCTTTTTCCCATGGCTACAATGACGACAAATGCGCCTGGCACTACAGGCCTTGTAACTGTCCAAATCAAAACTACAAATATGTCAATATTGAAG GTTGCTACAACTGCTCTCATGATGAATACTTTGACCATGAGGAGGAAAGGTGCATGCCATGTG GACAAGCAAACATTACCACCACACCTGAACCATCTTCACCTTCACCAG TAACAACAGTGCAGCCTAAAGTAACAAGGAGCTCTACCACAAGCACCCTACCAACAGGACCTAGTACTTCTTCCACAACAACTGTAGCAACTGAGACTACAAATCCAACAATAACTGCAAAAATTACAGTTCCAAGAACTTCACCCTCACAACCTCTTGTCACAATAAAGTCAACAACTG AACATACAACATCAATTTTTACCACACCAAACATGACTACAACCATCACTGCCCCTTCCATAACTACCTCAATGAAAAGAACCATGGGCACTACTCCAAAGTCTGTTCCCTCATCACCTGCTGCCTCATCAACTGCTGCTTCAACAGAGACAGAACAAGTAAGGGTCACCTCATCACCCTTCAAGACCACCAAAAAGGAAATGGCAACCTCCTCAATACCTACTCAAACCACAACTTTCAGCCAGCCCAAACTAACAACAGCAG AGAGTGAGGGAACTCAAGCAACAACTCTGCACTATCCAGAAG TTGTCACCCACATAAGAACAACGTTGACACAGCCTGTGCAGCACCTTGTCACACAGACACAGGCAACTCCTGCCACatccaccagcagcacctctgtcCCAAGAGGGACCAGCCCTGCCACCAGCCCAGGAGTTCCACTGACAAGGACATTTCCAAGCTCCAGCTCTTTGCCTGTCACCTTAGCCtcatctgctgcttctctctcctcAACCCAACTGCGAACATCATATCCTG CAAGGGAGCCAACCAGAGCTAAGACACCAACTACTAAAGTAGTAACAG cagcctTCACCCATGAACAGTCCACTGTGCCACACATTGTGCCACCTCTGAGCACACACAAGACCACGGCCACCACCTCcatcagcagcacctccaggacctctgtctccacagaagTGCCTCTGGAGACAGCATCTCCACATCCCAGCTCTCCAcctgcccccagcagccccctcAGCACCCGGCTGCCATCCACTGCCACCACTTCCACAGtctcctccacagcagctccaggcaccagCCTCAGGCCTACACCTACAACCCTGAGGCCCAAGTCCTCTTCCCCTACCACCAGTGCTCCAAAGGAGTCTCCTGTAACAGAGTCCTCTGCACCCAccacagccaaaaccagcacgctgccatctcctgcttcttctcccttctcaaCTGTGTCCTCAGCATGGCTCAGCTCCTCACAGCCTG cagcctTCACCCATGAACAGTCCACTGTGCCATACATTGTGCCACCTCTGAGCACACACAAGACCACGGCCACCACCTCcatcagcagcacctccaggacctctgtctccacagaagTGCCTCTGGAGACAGCATCTCCACATGCCAGCTCTCCAcctgcccccagcagccccctcAGCACCCGGCTGCCATCCACTGCCACCACTTCCACAGtctcctccacagcagctccaggcaccagCCTCAGGCCTACACCTACAACCCTGAGGCCCAAGCCCTCTTCCCCTACCACCAGTGCTCCAAAGGAGTCTCCTGTAACAGAGTCCTCTGCACCCAccacagccaaaaccagcacgctgccatctcctgcttcttctcccttctcaaCTGTGTCCTCAGCATGGCTCAGCTCCTCACAGCCTG cagcctTCACCCATGAACAGTCCACTGTGCCACACATTGTGCCACCTCTGAGCACACACAAGACCACGGCCACCACCTCcatcagcagcacctccaggacctctgtctccacagaagTGCCTCTGGAGACAGCATCTCCACATCCCAGCTCTCCAcctgcccccagcagccccctcAGCACCCGGCTGCCATCCACTGCCACCACTTCCACAGtctcctccacagcagctccaggcaccagCCTCAGGCCTACACCTACAACCCTGAGGCCCAAGCCCTCTTCCCCTACCACCAGTGCTCCAAAGGAGTCTCCTGTAACAGAGTCCTCTGCACCCAccacagccaaaaccagcacgctgccatctcctgcttcttctcccttctcaaCTGTGTCCTCAACATGGCTCAGCTCCTCACAGCCTG CCTTCACCCATAAAATATTGACCGTGCCACACGTTGTGCCACCTCTGAGCACACACAAGACCACGGCCACCACCTCcatcagcagcacctccaggacctctgtctccacagaagTGCCTCTGGAGACAGCATCTCCACATCCCAGCTCTCCAcctgcccccagcagccccctcAGCACCCGGCTGCCATCCACTGCCACCACTTCCACAGtctcctccacagcagctccaggcaccagCCCCAGGCCTACACCTACAACTCTGAGGCCCAAGCCCTCTTCCCCTACCACCAGTGCTCCAAAGGAGTCTCCTGTAACAGAGTCCTCTGCACCCAccacagccaaaaccagcacgctgccatctcctgcttcttctcccttctcaaCTGTGTCCTCAGCATGGCTCAGCTCCTCACAGCCTG cagcctTCACCCATGAACAGTCCACTGTGCCACACATTGTGCCACCTCTGAGCACACACAAGACCACGGCCACCACCTCcatcagcagcacctccaggacctctgtctccacagaagTGCCTCTGGAGACAGCATCTCCACATCCCAGCTCTCCAcctgcccccagcagccccctcAGCACCCGGCTGCCATCCACTGCCACCACTTCCACAGtctcctccacagcagctccaggcaccagCCCCAGGCCTACACCTACAACCCTGAGGCCCAAGCCCTCTTCCCCTACCACCAGTGCTCCAAAGGAATCTCCTGTAACAGAGTCCTCTGCACTCAccacagccaaaaccagcacgctgccatctcctgcttcttctcccttctcaaCTGTGTCCTCAACATGGCTCAGCTCCTCACAGCCTG CCTTCACCCATAAAATATTGACCGTGCCACACGTTGTGCCACCTCTGAGCACACACAAGACCACGGCCACCACCTCcatcagcagcacctccaggacctctgtctccacagaagTGCCTCTGGAGACAGCATCTCCACATCCCAGCTCTCCAcctgcccccagcagccccctcAGCACCCGGCTGCCATCCACTGCCACCACTTCCACAGtctcctccacagcagctccaggcaccagCCTCAGGCCTACACCTACAACCCTGAGGCCCAAGTCCTCTTCCCCTACCACCAGTGCTCCAAAGGAGTCTCCTGTAACAGAGTCCTCTGCACCCAccacagccaaaaccagcacgctgccatctcctgcttcttctcccttctcaaCTGTGTCCTCAGCATGGCTCAGCTCCTCACAGCCTG cagcctTCACCCATGAACAGTCCACTGTGCCACACATTGTGCCACCTCTGAGCACACACAAGACCACGGCCACCACCTCcatcagcagcacctccaggacctctgtctccacagaagTGCCTCTGGAGACAGCATCTCCACATCCCAGCTCTCCAcctgcccccagcagccccctcAGCACCCGGCTGCCATCCACTGCCACCACTTCCACAGtctcctccacagcagctccaggcaccagCCCCAGGCCTACACCTACAACCCTGAGGCCCAAGCCCTCTTCCCCTACCACCAGTGCTCCAAAGGAATCTCCTGTAACAGAGTCCTCTGCACTCAccacagccaaaaccagcacgctgccatctcctgcttcttctcccttctcaaCTGTGTCCTCAACATGGCTCAGCTCCTCACAGCCTG cagcctTCACCCATGAACAGTCCACTGTGCCACACATTGTGCCACCTCTGAGCACACACAAGACCACGGCCACCACCTCcatcagcagcacctccaggacctctgtctccacagaagTGCCTCTGGAGACAGCATCTCCACATCCCAGCTCTCCAcctgcccccagcagccccctcAGCACCCGGCTGCCATCCACTGCCACCACTTCCACAGtctcctccacagcagctccaggcaccagCCCCAGGCCTACATCTACAACCCTGAGGCCCAAGCCCTCTTCCCCTACCACCAGTGCTCCAAAGGAGTCTCCTGTAACAGAGTCCTCTGCACCCAccacagccaaaaccagcacgctgccatctcctgcttcttctcccttctcaaCTGTGTCCTCAACATGGCTCAGCTCCTCACAGCCTG cagcctTCACCCATGAACAGTCCACTGTGCCACACATTGTGCCACCTCTGAGCACACACAAGACCACGGCCACCACCTCcatcagcagcacctccaggacctctgtctccacagaagTGCCTCTGGAGACAGCATCTCCACATCCCAGCTCTCCAcctgcccccagcagccccctcAGCACCCGGCTGCCATCCACTGCCACCACTTCCACAGtctcctccacagcagctccaggcaccagCCCCAGGCCTACACCTACAACCCTGAGGCCCAAGCCCTCTTCCCCTACCACCAGTCCTCCAAAGGAATCTCCTGTAACAGAGTCCTCTGCACTCAccacagccaaaaccagcacgctgccatctcctgcttcttctctcttctcaaCTGTGTCCTCAACATGGCTCAGCTCCTCACAGCTTG CCTTCACCCATGGAAAGTCAACTGTGCCACACGTTGCACCACCTCTGACCACACACAAGACCAGGGTCACCACCTTCATCAGCAGCACCTCCAAGACCTCTGTCTCCACAGGGAGCAGCCCACCAAGCAGCACAGAAGTGCCTCTGGAAACAGCATCTCCACATCCCAGCTCTCCACCTGCTCCCAGCGGCCCCCTCAGCACCCGGCTGCCATCAGCTGCCCCGTCTCCATTCTCTTCTGCTTTGGCCCCAACTGTCAGCACTATGTCTGTGCCTACACCCCTCCCTACTTCCGCATTTAGGTCTGCTGAGAGCACTACACATTCTTACTTCCAAAACACCACATCGACTCCATATGGCAAAACATCTTCATTAGCTGTCCCTACCAGTATCTCTGCCCAGTCCAGTGCAGCGTTGATCCCAGCTGTTTTATCTACAACCATTACCTTTGCTCCCCACGTTATTACTACGGCTTCTACAGAGTCGGTTGAAAGGAGTTCCCTGCAAACAACAACACTGACCACTGCCCGTACGACATCATCTCCTCCTCTCACCTCTGGACTTGCAACATCTCTGTCCTCTGTTGTGCCATCAACGGTGCCACACG AGCGTTGTAGAGAAGTTGAATATGAAGAAGAAATAACTTACAAAGGCTGTTCCACAAATGTCACTTTGAGCCAATGTGAAGGATCATGTCCATCTTCAACAAA